TACCGTCTCACTCGACGGTTGGGTACGCGAGGAGGCCTGCCCGCACGACCTCGCGCCGACGACAAGCACGACGCTGGCCCTCGCCCTCGGCGACGCACTGGCCGTGGCCCTGCTCGAGGAGAAGGGATTCCGGCGCGAGGACTTCGCCAAGTTCCACCCTGGCGGATCCCTCGGCCGAAAGCTGCTTTTGCGGGTACGCGACGTGATGCTTGCCGACCCCCTGCCGCTGCTCAAGGACTCCGCCACAATGCGCGAGGCGATTGTCGTGCTCGCCCAGCAGCGTGGCCTGGCGATGGTCACGGACGGGGCGGGGAAGCTCGCCGGCGTCGTCACCACCGGCGACCTGACCCGGCTGATGTCCGGTGACGGCGACGTCATGGCCGTGAAGGTCGTCGATGTGATGACCAAGACACCCAAGACGGCGCGCGCCGATGAGCTGGGGTCCGCCGCGGTGCACCTAATGGAAACCAAGGGCGTGATTGCGCTGCCAGTGCTCGATGAGTCCGACAAGGTG
This genomic interval from Gemmatimonadaceae bacterium contains the following:
- a CDS encoding KpsF/GutQ family sugar-phosphate isomerase, which translates into the protein MGRPRRGLCGQPFGGRVSDSTRIVGRGKRVLELERDAIGFAAARLGDEFAKAVGLIKGSTGRVIVAGIGKSGLIARKIAATMTSTGTPAFFLHPTESVHGDLGIVSDRDVAILLSKSGETQELLPLLEQLTRIGVPCIAITGNKESTLAKTCTVSLDGWVREEACPHDLAPTTSTTLALALGDALAVALLEEKGFRREDFAKFHPGGSLGRKLLLRVRDVMLADPLPLLKDSATMREAIVVLAQQRGLAMVTDGAGKLAGVVTTGDLTRLMSGDGDVMAVKVVDVMTKTPKTARADELGSAAVHLMETKGVIALPVLDESDKVVGVVHLHDLLRAGAA